From Arachis stenosperma cultivar V10309 chromosome 2, arast.V10309.gnm1.PFL2, whole genome shotgun sequence, one genomic window encodes:
- the LOC130961810 gene encoding uncharacterized protein LOC130961810: protein MKCKEEDEELEKLPSSGNPDKMAKMKAILSQFIEEQMKRYESLHRVGFQKSNMKRILSRKSFMLSTPEEKEDFWWSFNLAEILPNFLSLLEVQEKRYSVPRRDFVSAKFVEQPDP from the exons ATGAAGTGCAAAGAAGAGGATGAGGAGCTCGAAAAGCTCCCTTCGAGTGGCAATCCTGATAAGATGGCCAAGATGAa gGCTATATTGTCACAATTCATTGAGGAACAGATGAAAAGATATGAGTCACTCCACAGGGTTGGATTTCAGAAATCTAACATGAAAAGA ATCCTTAGTCGGAAGTCTTTTATGCTGAGCACGCCAGAGGAAAAGGAGGACTTTTGGTGGAGTTTTAATCTTGCAGAGATCTTGCCAAATTTCTTGTCTTTGCTGGAGGTTCAAGAAAAAAGATATTCTGTACCCAGAAGAGACTTCGTATCTGCCAAATTTGTGGAACAACCAG ATCCATAG